TTGCCACACGTTTGTGGTCGTTTATCTTAAGCTTAGCCGCAAGTTTGGCAAGTGTGGTCGTCTTACCAACTCCGGTGGGTCCGACAAGAAGAACCTTACCTTTCAGTTCCGGCACGTTGGTGTTGATAAATGGCAGAAGCATCTCGGATATGATTAAGCGCGTGTTCTCACTGCTGAAATCCAGCTGGCTGTACTTCACCTTCGCGTATTCTGTGAGTTTCTCAGCAATTTCCTCGTCCATGTCTTGCTTAAGAAGAGCCTTTCTGAAACTCTCCACCCACGCAGGTTCGTTAATTCGTTGCGTGGATATCATAGATTTCAACTCGAGCATCATTTTCTTCAGTTCCGTTATATCCTCGCTCTGCTGAGGCTGCTTTGATTTTGAGAGTATTTCCTGAAGTTTGTATATTTGTCCTTTCTCCTCGGGTTGCGGCAGTTTTTTTTCTTCGACAGCCGCGGTGACTTCTATGAACACCTTTGCCCCGATTCCCAAAACGCCACCTTTCTTAACTTTCCTGGTACTCAGTATAACCGCGTCCTTGCCAAGCTCCATCCTTATTTTTTCGAAGGCCTCCTTTATGTCCTGCACCACGTACTTTTTCACTATCACAGTCTCACCACACCTTCAACAGAAAGGCTGATATCTTCGGGAACCTCCTCGTAGGCCAACACCGCAATACCAGGAATGAATCTCAGAAGTACACGCGATATGTACGGTCTAATAATCCCCGATACAATCAAAATCGGTTGGTAACCTTTTCTCATGAGTTTTTCGAGTTCTTGAGAGATTCTCTCAATCAACTCCCTCATGATTTGCGGATTGACGTTCAGAAATCTTCCTTCTTCGCTTTCCGAAATTGATTCGGTCAACATCCTCTCGAGTTCGGTATCGATCGCAACCGCGTGGATCTGCTTGTCGCTCCCCACAAGTTTTGAAACTATTTGTC
The sequence above is a segment of the Fervidobacterium thailandense genome. Coding sequences within it:
- the flhF gene encoding flagellar biosynthesis protein FlhF — protein: MIVKKYVVQDIKEAFEKIRMELGKDAVILSTRKVKKGGVLGIGAKVFIEVTAAVEEKKLPQPEEKGQIYKLQEILSKSKQPQQSEDITELKKMMLELKSMISTQRINEPAWVESFRKALLKQDMDEEIAEKLTEYAKVKYSQLDFSSENTRLIISEMLLPFINTNVPELKGKVLLVGPTGVGKTTTLAKLAAKLKINDHKRVAIITLDTYRIAAVDQLKTYAMLLDVPIRVAYTPKEAKLEIEALSDFDTILIDSAGRSQKNELHMTEIKAMAEVVQPDLCFLVVGMQYRKEDVRDIVQKFSTVNPTHVILSKLDETSAYGHFVNVPNFLKVPIAFVTNGQRVPDDIFEANNRELALLLAKEVLKHAKSGQ